The genomic window TCCATGGAAACCtggttccccccaccccactcttaCAGGGTAAAAGCAATGAATGTAGCTTAGATTTAAGAAGGATAGGAGGGGGGGGGTAAGGgtagataaaggagaaaaaaataaagaaaaacctctTTTCCATTCAGAGGCCAGGATCAGATACTGGGTCTTTGACTTGCTTCCTTCTGTCCCAGGTCCTTGGCATTGCACATCCCTTTTGAagaatggaagagggggaaggggaggcagagtGGGGTCTGGAGGCAAATGGGGAGGTGACAAAGAGGGTGGGACATCCACACAGCTCCCCATCCTTGCGGTTCTCCAGCAGTTGGCCACTcattcacacactcacacataacATACACCCACATCTCTATAGCATCCTCTCTCAGGGTGGGGATAAGGGCAGGAAGCCAGGTTGGGGAGGAGGCACAGAAGCATTCAGGAGGCTGGCacagtggggtggggggaaggaggggcCACCCCCATCTCCCCAAACCTGGGGGGGGAGGGCGGATGCACCTGAGATACACTGGGAGCCCCTCATTCACTCCCACCACCCTGCTCTCTATATTCCCCTATTCCTTCAGTTCCAGGAtcattccctccccaccccacacctCACTCCCTGATCATTACCTGgaagacacttagaattttctgaCAGGGTCGTCACTCCACGTTCCCACATGCTCCCAAGGAATGAAAGCCATCCCTGCTGGCTTCACTGAAATGAATAGGGCTCTGgaggatggggaaagggagggcCCCTGACCGTTGGGGTCATTATCCCCTCCTTAGATACTGGCCCTGAAATTGGGGCTTGGAGAGGGTGCTAGCAGGGATGCCCCTTTCAGGAGAGCCTCCCAGAAAGCAAATGAACCAAAGCAACAGGGCTTTGGGGAAGAGGCCTCGAACCAGAAGGATCCTAGGAAATGGAGAGTTCCCGTCTGGGAGATCAAAGAGAAGCTACTTCCAATGCAAGTCCTGTACCCCCAAAGTcctttggggaggagggaggtgaaACTGACCCTTCTCTCCTCTTGAGACCCAAGTGGTCCCCTCTCTCATGACCTCCCAAACCTCAGCCTCCAAAGGCAAGGACTACAAAGAAGGTTCAAAGGCTGGGTTCCCGTTTGCCCCAGACTTCTTTGTCTCCCCTTTGGAGCTCTCCCAGgacctccccctcctccccaccccatacATAGGGCAGCTTCCTgaatttcctttctcccctccaaCCCTGAACCTCTCCATCCTTGGGAGAAACTTCTAGGAGGAATGGGTCTCCCCGCCCCTGGGCAGCACAGTAGAGAACTGGTTACGGTATCcgtttgtaaactttaaaaattgtgGTTTTCTGTCCATTTACGTCaggttttagttttagtttttgttttttcacagTCGGGTGGTGGTCTGGTGTGTGCATTGGGTGCGTGCGTGTGGgtgtgtttgcgtgtgtgtgtgtgtgtgtccgttCCTCGGCCTCCTCCTACCCCCTAGCCCACCCCCTAGGCCTCCCGGCCCCTCCCCCCAGCCTCGGTGTCCCTCCCTAGCCTGCCCCCTCCCCAGCCTGGtccctctctccacccccaccTCACCGGGGgcggggaggaaggagagggtcACAGCTTCTGCTGAGCTGAGACCCCCTTCCAGTAATCCAGAATGTCGTGCAGGTCCTCGTCCTTGGCGAACTGGACCTTCTTGCGCAGGGCGTGGCCGGCAGCCATGTACACCTCCTCCCGGTGATGCTTCTTGTAGGGCCGGAAGCGCTCCCAGATCTTGTGGGTGCTCTCGGACGAATACTCGGGGCTGGAGGAGTAGCCCGAGAAGTAATGTCTGGGGGAGAGTTGAGAGTACGTGGAGTCCCGCTTGGAGCGGGAGAGGGGCTTGAGGAAGGACACCCTCTGGCTCAAGGTGTCTGCGCTCTCCTCGTAGTACAAGGCTGGGAAGGAGTGGCGGTGCTCGCTGCAGTGGTAGGAGGGCTTCACCTCCAGGTGATGGATGGCGCCGGGAGACACCAAGGGAAGACGGTCCAGGGGGCTGTTGAGTGGGCTGCCCTTCTCGATGTACTTGGAGTCACCCTTGCCCAGCCCCGGGGGCGCTGGGTGGTCAGGGACGTCCAGGCTGAAGACCTTGGCACTCTTGATGGAACCGCTAGAGGAGACGCTGCAGGTCTTCCGGGCCACCGCCGCGTCGGCGCTCAGTTGACGCTGCAGGGGGTGGTGAGAGCTTTCTTTGTAGGGAGGCGAGAGGAAGGTGGGCCGCTCCAGGCCCGCCGTGGAGCTGGTCGGGATGGACTGGCACTCGAAAGCCAGGTCTGGGTCGGCTCCGCTGCCTCCCAGGAAGGAGGCCGTGTCCAGTTTGAGGGCGTCGATGCAGTTGTTGATAATCTGGTTGACCTTATCCACCTCCTTGGCGATGGTGGAGATCTCTGCTGCCGAGCCCTGGCCGTTATCCAGGTCTGGCAGGTCATCCTCGCCTCGGGTCAGGCCATCCCCGCCCCCGCCACCACCGCCCCCCGTCCGGACCTCCATGTAGTTCCCCTTGGTGGCCACCTTGGGGGTGTCTATGCCGGCCTCCAGACCCTTGGGCTGAGGGAGCTTCTCCCCGATCATGGAGGGGATGGAGGACATGCGGGAGACGGGGAGGACGGGTGGCTCCCCCAGCTTCTGGGCGGAGTGGACGATGGAGCTGGTGTCCACATCTGAACCGTAGCGCATCTCCAGGATGGTCTTCTTCACACTGATGGACTTCTGCTTTTCCTCCTGCATCCGCCTCTTGCGCAGGCAGTAGTAGACGGCCCCCAGGACGATCACCATGCCGAAAAGGCAGCCGAGGATGGTCATGATGTAGTGCGTGGTGGTGGACGTGCTGGGGGGCACGTCCCCCTGGATGGGCTCCCGGGTGGCAAAGGTCAGACAGGTGTGATTGAAACGGCGAGAATTGCGGATGGAAGCCACGCAGAAAGTGTAATCGGTGTGGACCTTGAGCTTATTGAGGGT from Macrotis lagotis isolate mMagLag1 chromosome 2, bilby.v1.9.chrom.fasta, whole genome shotgun sequence includes these protein-coding regions:
- the ELFN2 gene encoding protein phosphatase 1 regulatory subunit 29; its protein translation is MLRLGLWAAALLCACRPDLARADCWLIEGDKGYVWLAICSQNQPPYETIPQHINSTVHDLRLNENKLKVVLYSSLNRFGNLTDLNLTKNEISYIEDGAFLGQANLQVLQLGYNKLSNLTEGMLRGMSRLQFLFVQHNLIEVVTPTAFSECPALISIDLSSNRLSRLESTTFVGLSSLMVCELAGNPFNCDCGLYGFLNWLVVFNNVTKNYDRLQCESPREFAGYPLLVPRPHHSRNAITVFQSMCRDGTLPSRPVSHPTPYTTDSQKDPDENSGFNPVDFLSVEPPASSTTDSSISPTIKLHYVTFTSATLVVTIPSPFSKLYVLVQYNNSYVSDVMTLKNKKEIVTLNKLKVHTDYTFCVASIRNSRRFNHTCLTFATREPIQGDVPPSTSTTTHYIMTILGCLFGMVIVLGAVYYCLRKRRMQEEKQKSISVKKTILEMRYGSDVDTSSIVHSAQKLGEPPVLPVSRMSSIPSMIGEKLPQPKGLEAGIDTPKVATKGNYMEVRTGGGGGGGGDGLTRGEDDLPDLDNGQGSAAEISTIAKEVDKVNQIINNCIDALKLDTASFLGGSGADPDLAFECQSIPTSSTAGLERPTFLSPPYKESSHHPLQRQLSADAAVARKTCSVSSSGSIKSAKVFSLDVPDHPAPPGLGKGDSKYIEKGSPLNSPLDRLPLVSPGAIHHLEVKPSYHCSEHRHSFPALYYEESADTLSQRVSFLKPLSRSKRDSTYSQLSPRHYFSGYSSSPEYSSESTHKIWERFRPYKKHHREEVYMAAGHALRKKVQFAKDEDLHDILDYWKGVSAQQKL